The following are encoded in a window of Francisella tularensis subsp. tularensis genomic DNA:
- a CDS encoding NAD(P)/FAD-dependent oxidoreductase produces the protein MEKIAVIGSGISGLAVSYLLKDKYQITLYEKNNYFGGHTRTLDINNTSVDTGFIVFNYHTYYHLSRLFKQLDIPVAESNMSFGVSIKSGKFEYGSSSIKILFAQWTNIFRPSYYKMIKDILKFNKISRQHLENNTLDENITLAEYLNSIKVGNFFKDYYLLAMGACIWSTPLEKMYDFPALSFIRFFNNHGLLTTTKPVQWYTVKGGSKVYVEKIISQLKSANVKFAPQATKVIRSEKTVITDINNNNEEFDKVIFACHSNEVLELLDDANSYEKELISAIKYQPNSVILHNDSTIMPKRKTAWSSWNYLSAETKDKRDVVSLSYWMNNLQPLDADIDYFVTVNPDQKPDPQKIINEHTFDHPVFDKKAIQAQKEFDKIQGLNNTYYCGAYLRYGFHEDGILSAVNVATKLGVKTPW, from the coding sequence ATGGAAAAAATAGCAGTAATAGGAAGTGGAATATCTGGACTTGCAGTGAGTTATCTCCTTAAGGATAAATATCAAATTACTCTCTATGAGAAAAATAACTATTTTGGTGGTCACACTCGTACTTTAGATATTAATAATACCTCTGTAGATACTGGTTTTATTGTTTTTAACTATCACACCTACTATCACTTATCAAGGTTGTTTAAACAGCTAGATATTCCTGTTGCTGAGAGTAATATGTCCTTTGGTGTATCTATCAAAAGTGGTAAATTTGAATACGGCTCTAGTAGTATCAAGATCCTATTTGCACAGTGGACTAATATATTTAGACCAAGCTATTATAAGATGATAAAAGATATCTTAAAATTTAACAAAATATCAAGACAACATCTTGAGAACAATACTCTTGATGAAAATATTACTCTTGCAGAATACTTAAACTCAATAAAAGTTGGTAACTTCTTCAAAGATTACTATCTACTAGCTATGGGAGCTTGTATTTGGAGTACACCACTAGAAAAAATGTACGATTTCCCGGCTCTTAGTTTCATTAGATTCTTTAATAATCATGGATTACTTACAACTACTAAACCTGTTCAATGGTATACAGTCAAAGGTGGTAGCAAAGTATATGTTGAGAAAATTATCAGTCAGTTAAAATCTGCTAATGTTAAATTTGCGCCTCAAGCAACCAAAGTAATACGATCTGAAAAAACTGTTATCACAGATATAAATAATAATAATGAAGAGTTTGATAAAGTAATATTTGCTTGTCACTCCAACGAAGTTCTTGAGCTACTAGATGATGCTAATAGCTATGAGAAAGAGCTAATCTCAGCCATTAAATATCAACCAAATTCAGTCATACTACATAATGATTCAACTATTATGCCAAAACGCAAAACTGCGTGGTCAAGTTGGAATTATCTAAGTGCTGAAACTAAAGACAAACGTGATGTGGTTTCACTTAGCTACTGGATGAATAACCTTCAACCCTTAGATGCTGATATAGATTATTTTGTTACAGTTAATCCAGATCAAAAACCTGATCCACAAAAAATCATCAACGAACATACTTTTGACCATCCCGTTTTTGATAAAAAAGCCATTCAAGCTCAAAAAGAATTTGATAAAATCCAAGGGCTTAATAATACATATTATTGTGGAGCATATTTACGCTATGGTTTCCATGAAGATGGTATACTTAGTGCAGTAAATGTTGCAACCAAACTAGGAGTCAAAACTCCATGGTAA
- a CDS encoding DUF3833 domain-containing protein, with protein sequence MKKLISKIGVIIMALGLFGCSADISSYKGEGSKLDLQQYLQGKIVGTGIIQDYKGKVTKQFDFSGTASWDGNLGTFDEHMVYYDGQKDHRIWKIKKISDNYYEGTTADVIGIAKIYVEGNAMNWQYQMDIPVGDKKYKINFDDWMYLMNDGVLINKNSFKKFGLTVGSLTLFMHKEKTGA encoded by the coding sequence ATGAAGAAATTAATATCTAAAATAGGAGTAATTATTATGGCGCTAGGATTATTTGGCTGCTCTGCTGATATATCAAGTTATAAAGGTGAAGGATCAAAGCTTGATTTGCAGCAATACCTACAAGGTAAAATTGTTGGTACAGGAATTATTCAAGACTATAAAGGTAAAGTTACCAAGCAATTTGACTTCTCTGGCACTGCTAGCTGGGATGGTAACCTTGGCACATTTGATGAGCACATGGTCTACTATGATGGTCAGAAAGATCATCGTATTTGGAAGATTAAGAAGATATCTGATAACTATTATGAAGGTACTACAGCGGATGTAATAGGCATAGCTAAAATTTATGTTGAGGGTAATGCAATGAATTGGCAATATCAAATGGATATCCCTGTTGGCGATAAAAAATACAAAATTAATTTCGATGATTGGATGTATTTGATGAATGATGGCGTACTTATAAATAAAAACTCATTTAAGAAGTTTGGTTTGACTGTAGGTTCTTTAACATTATTCATGCATAAGGAAAAAACAGGAGCATAA
- a CDS encoding IS630 family transposase (programmed frameshift) — translation MPSYSQYFRDIVINKYEEGMTEFELSKFFNIDKRTVVSWIEFYKRTGDYSSKQGVGCGRVASFTDKTLIEQYLIDHPDASALDIKEALAPDIPRSTFYDCLNRLGFSFLKKTPKYKQRKEHERLEYIEKLKEIAQNLLFYIDEMGCDNKLSILRGWSLIGEPSYGEVLAYQTQRRSIVAGYNYADKKIIAPLEYSGYTNTEIFNQWFEEHLCPSLKPKTTIVMDNASFHKSSKLIEIANKFDVQILYLPPYSPDLNPIEKVWANFKKIFRKVNNSFEKFCDAISYVFNKILSD, via the exons ATGCCATCATATAGCCAATATTTTAGAGACATCGTAATTAATAAATATGAAGAAGGTATGACGGAGTTCGAGCTGAGTAAGTTTTTTAACATAGATAAGCGTACAGTTGTTTCATGGATAGAGTTTTATAAAAGAACCGGAGATTATAGTTCAAAGCAAGGAGTTGGTTGTGGCAGAGTCGCTAGCTTTACCGATAAAACATTGATTGAACAGTATTTGATAGATCATCCAGATGCAAGTGCATTAGATATAAAAGAAGCATTAGCCCCTGATATTCCAAGAAGTACATTTTATGATTGTCTTAATAGACTTGGTTTTAGTTTTT TAAAAAAGACTCCAAAATATAAGCAAAGAAAAGAACATGAAAGGTTGGAGTATATAGAAAAACTAAAAGAAATAGCTCAAAACTTGTTATTTTATATAGATGAGATGGGGTGTGACAATAAGCTTTCTATCCTAAGAGGATGGTCACTAATTGGTGAGCCTAGTTATGGTGAGGTTTTAGCATATCAAACACAAAGAAGAAGTATTGTTGCTGGATATAATTATGCAGATAAAAAGATTATAGCTCCATTAGAGTACAGTGGATATACCAATACTGAAATTTTTAATCAATGGTTTGAGGAACACTTATGCCCATCATTAAAACCTAAAACTACTATAGTAATGGATAATGCTAGTTTCCATAAATCCTCTAAGCTGATTGAAATAGCCAATAAATTTGATGTACAAATATTATATCTACCTCCGTACTCTCCAGATTTAAATCCTATTGAAAAGGTTTGGGCTAACTTTAAAAAAATATTTAGAAAAGTGAATAATAGTTTTGAAAAATTTTGTGATGCTATCTCTTATGTGTTTAACAAAATACTCTCGGATTAA
- a CDS encoding SDR family NAD(P)-dependent oxidoreductase, whose amino-acid sequence MQKFVGKTIWIIGATDGIGKAVLKKLDNSIQADFIISARSLDKLQNIAANLKNTAHVLSFDVADFAEFEKVAASALNYKPDFIIYFPAFYEPSLIADIAIANLNKTIQTNLTAVFYLIIFVLPFLKKNPHCQLAITASVAGYIGLPRSQPYAATKAGVINLVESLKTENPELDIRLINPSFVKTKLTDKNNFKMPSLLKPEQAADSIIKGLQTSKFEIHFTKKFTIILKLIAALPYKLYFKIAKKMI is encoded by the coding sequence ATGCAAAAATTTGTAGGTAAAACGATCTGGATAATTGGCGCTACAGATGGAATAGGCAAAGCAGTCCTAAAAAAACTTGATAATTCAATACAAGCTGATTTTATAATATCTGCACGTTCGCTAGATAAACTACAAAACATAGCAGCTAATCTTAAAAATACCGCTCATGTACTAAGCTTTGATGTCGCTGACTTTGCAGAATTTGAAAAAGTAGCAGCTAGTGCTCTTAACTATAAGCCTGATTTTATTATATACTTTCCTGCATTTTATGAGCCATCATTAATTGCTGATATTGCAATCGCCAATCTTAACAAGACTATCCAAACTAATTTAACTGCTGTTTTCTACTTGATAATATTTGTACTACCTTTTCTAAAGAAAAATCCTCATTGTCAACTTGCAATAACAGCAAGTGTTGCAGGCTATATTGGTCTACCAAGATCACAACCATACGCTGCTACTAAAGCTGGTGTAATAAACTTAGTTGAGAGTCTCAAAACTGAAAATCCAGAGCTTGATATTCGCCTAATTAATCCTAGCTTTGTTAAAACTAAGCTTACTGATAAAAATAATTTCAAAATGCCATCTCTATTAAAACCAGAACAAGCCGCTGATAGTATTATCAAAGGCTTGCAAACAAGTAAATTTGAGATTCACTTTACAAAAAAATTCACTATAATTCTAAAACTTATTGCAGCACTACCATATAAGCTATACTTCAAGATTGCTAAGAAAATGATCTAA
- a CDS encoding response regulator transcription factor, protein MSDNPKVLVADDDKKIAQFIKTKFEENGIDTTVAFDGKEALFLINTNNYDVIVIDWMMPYLDGISLLKILRKQNINTPVIILSALDSTENKIEGLKSGSDDYLTKPFSIDELIIRVNILYKRTKQITEAQTHKLSCGDIVLDELAHEVRRNRELILLQQREYKVLHLLLKHKNEVVSKTMILKEVWDYDFDPQTNVVEVHISRLRNKLTEGGLSDPIKTIRGFGYVIQE, encoded by the coding sequence ATGAGTGACAACCCAAAAGTCTTAGTTGCTGATGATGACAAGAAAATAGCTCAATTCATAAAAACCAAATTTGAAGAAAATGGTATTGATACAACTGTAGCTTTTGATGGCAAGGAAGCTCTATTTCTAATCAATACCAATAACTATGATGTCATAGTTATAGATTGGATGATGCCATATTTAGATGGTATTTCTTTGCTTAAGATATTGCGTAAACAAAATATAAATACTCCTGTTATCATTCTAAGTGCTCTTGATAGTACCGAAAATAAAATCGAAGGTCTTAAATCAGGTAGTGATGACTATCTTACTAAGCCTTTTTCGATAGATGAATTAATTATTAGGGTAAATATACTCTACAAAAGAACTAAGCAAATTACCGAGGCTCAAACTCATAAGTTAAGTTGTGGTGATATTGTTCTTGACGAGCTTGCTCATGAGGTACGCCGCAATCGTGAGTTAATACTTCTACAACAACGTGAATATAAAGTTTTACACCTCCTCTTAAAACATAAAAATGAAGTTGTCAGTAAAACGATGATACTCAAAGAAGTCTGGGATTATGACTTTGATCCACAAACCAATGTTGTAGAGGTGCATATCTCTCGCTTGCGTAACAAATTAACTGAAGGTGGGCTCTCAGATCCAATAAAAACTATACGAGGCTTTGGCTATGTCATCCAAGAGTAG
- a CDS encoding HAMP domain-containing sensor histidine kinase, with product MAMLFTVLLGLSIVSWIYIIFSAVGDRVIEHIIPLSIGIFCTVSVVIISYLISVFVVKKINHIASSAAAIVNTQDFSQRIKSNTNWDDLSNLANILNILLANIKELLVDIKSVSNNIAHDLKTPLTRLKNKLEDLEQTNPNKDSSDALAECNQLLDIFNSLLRLNLLEHGRESLTKKRLDIKNIIDDAIELYEPIFEQKNIQLQTNILAKKLNLNKNLIFQSIINILDNCYKYSKDNTEISINTKIQNSKYIIEIADQGIGINNENTDKIFERFFREEKSRSQTGNGLGLALVKKIIQLHNGDIIAQNNKPQGLKMIISLPLH from the coding sequence ATGGCGATGCTTTTTACAGTCTTATTAGGCTTAAGCATAGTTTCTTGGATTTATATAATCTTCTCTGCAGTTGGTGATAGAGTAATCGAGCATATTATCCCTTTAAGTATAGGAATCTTTTGCACCGTAAGTGTTGTGATTATAAGCTATTTGATCAGCGTCTTTGTTGTAAAGAAAATTAATCACATTGCTAGCTCTGCAGCCGCAATAGTTAATACCCAAGATTTTAGCCAAAGAATCAAATCAAATACGAACTGGGATGATCTTAGTAATCTAGCTAATATTCTTAATATTCTTTTGGCTAACATCAAGGAGCTTTTAGTAGATATAAAAAGTGTCTCGAACAATATTGCTCATGATTTAAAAACACCTTTAACCCGCTTAAAAAACAAGTTAGAGGATCTCGAGCAAACAAACCCAAATAAAGATTCAAGTGACGCGCTAGCAGAATGCAATCAATTACTTGATATTTTCAATAGCCTACTAAGGCTTAATCTCCTAGAGCATGGGCGTGAAAGTTTAACAAAAAAACGCTTAGACATAAAAAATATCATTGATGATGCTATTGAACTATATGAGCCAATCTTTGAACAAAAAAATATCCAACTACAAACTAATATATTAGCTAAAAAACTTAATCTTAATAAAAATCTTATCTTTCAGAGTATCATAAATATTTTAGATAATTGCTATAAATACTCAAAAGATAATACTGAAATTTCAATTAATACAAAAATACAAAACTCTAAGTATATAATTGAAATAGCTGATCAAGGAATTGGCATAAATAATGAAAATACTGATAAAATCTTTGAAAGATTTTTCCGTGAAGAAAAAAGTCGTAGCCAAACAGGTAATGGCTTAGGACTTGCTCTAGTTAAAAAAATTATTCAACTACATAATGGTGATATCATTGCTCAAAATAACAAACCCCAAGGTTTAAAAATGATAATATCACTACCATTACATTAA
- a CDS encoding chalcone isomerase family protein: MLRKLLIIIFISLPLFGVAEELTLQQIKSQQSQQVGKVHFSKWFFDVYDAELYSENGHFSWDKPFLLKIHYLRSFSGKNIANHTVKEIAEQHPQLAHTTLDKYKEIFTRLMPDVKNGTNLYGYMDKDGNGYIYSDKGLLGEIPNKTLSKYFFEIWLSDKSSHIKLSKQLRGL, from the coding sequence ATACTTAGGAAACTGCTAATAATTATTTTTATTAGTTTACCTTTATTTGGTGTGGCTGAAGAACTAACTTTACAACAAATAAAATCACAACAATCACAACAAGTTGGTAAAGTACATTTCAGCAAATGGTTTTTTGATGTTTATGATGCGGAGCTTTACAGTGAAAATGGTCATTTTAGCTGGGATAAACCTTTTTTACTCAAAATTCATTATCTCAGAAGTTTTAGTGGTAAGAATATTGCGAATCATACGGTCAAAGAAATTGCTGAGCAACATCCACAACTAGCACATACTACCCTTGATAAATACAAAGAAATTTTTACCAGATTAATGCCAGATGTAAAAAATGGCACAAATCTATATGGTTATATGGACAAAGATGGTAATGGATATATCTATTCAGATAAAGGTTTACTTGGTGAAATACCAAATAAAACTCTTTCAAAATATTTTTTTGAAATATGGCTAAGTGATAAATCATCTCATATTAAACTATCAAAACAGTTGAGGGGCTTATGA